A single window of Nicotiana tomentosiformis chromosome 1, ASM39032v3, whole genome shotgun sequence DNA harbors:
- the LOC138908234 gene encoding uncharacterized protein: MIIGGVDILQGLMLKRTKVSITREKRTRDYVPEGTLSFNDEDIEGIMQTHNDALVILVLVNKSRIKRVLIDPGSAANIIRSRVVEQLNLQDQIVLAVRVLNGFNMACETTKGEITLPVNVSGTIQEAKFYVFEEDMRYNALFMRPWIHNMRAIPSTLHQVLKFSTLGGVKMVYGEQPTAREMFAVDEVIPASTLSTMEDPSRMVKNGAK, encoded by the coding sequence atgatcattggtggagttGACATTCTCCAGGGTCTgatgctgaagcgcaccaaagtatccatcacaagggaaaaacgaactcgggattacgtaccggaaggaaccttgtctttcaatgacgaaGACATTGAAGGGATCATGCAgacccacaatgatgcactggtaatattggTACTCGTGAATAAATCtcgaattaagcgtgtgttaattgatccaggtagcgcagccaatatcatcagatcaagggtcgtggaacaactcaacctacaagatcagatcgtacttGCGGTCCGAGTActgaacgggttcaacatggcatgtgagaccactaaaggggagataacattaccggtgaacgtcTCTGGAACCATACAagaagccaagttctatgtaTTCGAAgaggatatgagatacaacgctttgttcatgagaccatggattcacaacatgagggcaataccctcaacactgcaccaggtgctgaaattcTCAACACTTGGAGGAGTCAAAATGGTTTATGGGGAACAACCGACCGCCagagagatgttcgcggtcgatgaggtgattCCGGCATCCACACTCTCAACAATGGAGGACCCGAGTCGGATGGTCAAAAATGGGGCCAAATAG
- the LOC104096481 gene encoding uncharacterized protein, which translates to MPFPMKIQPVDFNTVEEPSRYDSFKPVQKSRFKRLFERQFSGLLRSSAPLEKLVAGEELICNKKDVASDEFEPSSVCLAKMVQTFIEEGEADKHRCNRNRKCNCFNCNGTDSSEEETDSLSCFGESNHTCCNDACEILKSLVPCPSVVERNVLADITKIIEKNKMGKRKDNFIRKIVVDGLLAAGYDASICESRWDKTPSTPAGTYEYVDVVIEGERLLIDIDFRSEFEIARSTRSYKFLLQLLPNTFVGKADRLQKIVHLLTEAAKQSLKKKGMPFPPWRKAEYVKAKWLSPYTRIKPTLMGAPTVSNSAPETGTACKTYQQAVKEESSEDSCGELNLIFGESSQLLENNAKSVITYPLSACDDEEKDVMVQQGKPPDTKHKDSSNGARKITGLTSLIEDHT; encoded by the exons ATGCCTTTTCCGATGAAGATTCAACCTGTTGATTTCAATACCGTGGAAGAACCGAGTCGATATGACTCGTTTAAGCCGGTTCAAAAGTCACGGTTCAAGCGGCTATTCGAGAGGCAATTTTCAGGACTTTTGAGATCATCGGCGCCGCTGGAGAAGCTGGTGGCCGGCGAAGAGTTGATTTGTAATAAGAAGGATGTTGCGTCCGACGAGTTCGAGCCGAGCTCCGTTTGTTTGGCTAAAATGGTACAGACTTTCATTGAAGAAGGTGAGGCCGATAAACATCGGTGCAATCGGAACCGAAAATGCAATTGCTTTAACTGTAATGGTACTGACAGCTCAGAGGAGGAAACTGATTCACTCAGTTGCTTCGGTGAATCGAATCATACTTGTTGCAACGATGCTTGTGAAATCCTCAAG AGTTTGGTGCCGTGTCCTTCCGTTGTTGAAAGGAACGTTTTAGCTGATATTACAAAGATCATTGAGAAAAACAAGATGGGAAAGCGAAAGGACAATTTCATCCGAAAGATAGTTGTTGATGGCCTCTTAGCTGCGGGATATGATGCTTCAATCTGCGAGTCTCGCTGGGACAAAACTCCTTCCACTCCTGCCG GAACGTACGAGTATGTTGATGTGGTGATTGAAGGAGAAAGACTACTAATTGACATTGATTTCAGATCAGAGTTTGAAATAGCAAGGTCGACCAGGTCCTACAAATTTCTCCTCCAATTGCTGCCCAACACTTTTGTAGGCAAAGCGGATCGCCTTCAGAAGATTGTTCATTTGCTAACAGAGGCTGCAAAGCAGAGCTTGAAGAAGAAAGGAATGCCTTTTCCTCCATGGCGTAAAGCTGAATACGTGAAAGCCAAATGGCTGTCACCTTACACCCGTATCAAACCAACTCTAATGGGGGCACCAACCGTGTCAAACTCTGCTCCCGAAACTGGCACTGCTTGCAAAACCTATCAACAAGCGGTAAAGGAGGAGTCTTCAGAGGATTCTTGCGGGGAGCTGAATCTGATTTTTGGAGAGAGCAGCCAACTCTTGGAGAATAACGCCAAGAGCGTGATTACCTATCCTCTATCTGCTTGTGATGACGAAGAAAAGGATGTGATGGTGCAGCAAGGCAAACCACCTGACACTAAACACAAGGATTCAAGCAATGGTGCCAGGAAGATAACTGGTTTAACTTCTCTGATTGAAGACCACACATGA
- the LOC108943849 gene encoding uncharacterized protein, with amino-acid sequence MPYNIREQMWNQFRTKCTWHPQHQNAINSIFEKKAAQRIKDTMFAARNASKMPDWLRKDVWDKLLEKWNTAEWKRIVNKQRQTVPPVKVARCTQEEKERG; translated from the exons ATGCCGTACAACATCAGAGAGCAAATGTGGAATCAATTTAGG ACAAAGTGTACATGGCATCCTCAACATCAAAATGCAATAAATAGTATTTTCGAGAAGAAGGCTGCTCAGCGGATTAAAGATACTATGTTCGCTGCTCGAAATGCTAGTAAAATGCCAGACTGGTTAAGAAAAGATGTTTGGGATAAACTTCTTGAGAAATGGAATACCGCAGAATGGAAGCGAATAGTGAACAAGCAAAGGCAAACCGTGCCTCCAGTAAAGGTGGCTCGTTGCACACAGGAG GAAAAGGAAAGAGGGTGA